A region of Polyangiaceae bacterium DNA encodes the following proteins:
- a CDS encoding ferritin family protein, with protein sequence MTRFNANEVLELALSIERTGEAFYRRAEQSVSDQKVRDTFRTLALEEVDHERVFRRMLERIGRFDPGDGASEDYYAYLRAYVDNVVFSQERASELLDTARDTEAALRFAMQREQDAILFYLELKNLVPVEEHEVIDRILTEERGHFTKLAGLLGEGAREPA encoded by the coding sequence ATGACGCGCTTCAACGCCAACGAAGTCCTCGAGCTCGCCCTCTCCATCGAGCGCACCGGCGAAGCCTTCTACCGCCGCGCTGAGCAGAGCGTCAGCGACCAAAAGGTGCGCGACACGTTCCGCACCCTGGCCCTCGAAGAGGTGGACCACGAGCGGGTTTTCCGGCGCATGCTCGAGCGCATCGGTCGCTTCGATCCGGGAGACGGCGCCTCCGAGGACTACTACGCGTACCTCCGAGCCTACGTCGATAACGTGGTTTTCTCCCAGGAACGGGCCTCGGAGCTGCTCGACACCGCTCGCGACACCGAGGCCGCGCTGCGCTTCGCCATGCAGCGCGAGCAAGACGCGATCCTGTTCTACCTGGAGCTGAAGAACCTGGTGCCGGTCGAAGAGCACGAGGTCATCGATCGCATCTTGACCGAGGAGCGCGGGCACTTCACGAAGCTAGCCGGGCTGCTCGGCGAAGGGGCGCGTGAGCCGGCCTGA
- a CDS encoding ferredoxin — protein MGDRKKSQRACRGGVALELTEKTLCGPGAVLTAAAAEGLALSGVRAARLLADEDARPGNQAGAAVPWVLHRTTSQRGRGGAFGAFELVAGSAREAVDQCLVAHLTGLCGDLLVDPGFSQRLQLFEPLDAAVTAPLLEEAADGEHLVVDDEGVARELGAAFAKASEGLGRAVASLSVEQSGDAEMVLITTADARDLAAEAAHALGKCAAIAIAQLRPFPAAAVAEAARGKRVVVLEPSWARGRLENAVRSALASDGAPLPVIDPFAPNLRATLRATLGLGHAPADSLRPEPPRFVIGVAPAGPRSEALLGDLAARLAEVGQISIAEPEGSGEAVSLLAIGGSRVSSRPAIAADLLFVADPVLLSASKLAERLARGGSLVIASTAATPDAVWGELSAVQREALRGLGVRVLWLDSAKSRASEADLPRAAWLTLERALLESAAPGLSERLGLDERRISALAGEPVLQRVEPTPSVAAHAPRQLPERPVLPAKADKPDARWRAGLRRFHVTGQGAAGPTALLPLAPAAVSAWLAGAPARETLLLVDEGAEQLVTPLDARLEAALGGERGVVAEHLARLVSDVAAELAEAGGAAPVSAALERGLARFAAEFELSAAAKKSFDAELAAFRQALPKSGTLLGLSSHTHLRLYASVVLAERERRAAGFLREVESVASGLAERLRLEASRSPAARSAEGLSAVLGEGVSFVDPAALAKALPKARGPQPLAEARRRRMQAALGLLQRFLNDAPKSAKLTIVHSGSVPDELDLGRVERVRHTDCFEVAAGLFDGLAKRLAEVFRAMRVGRLELDGAYDPAVHDEGLESLEWRGFSQEELLLVPPVVVVESAERVWRSSLDALSRLLRSGRPIHALIEESASLSGQPGLGYVLVAHREALVVQGSLARPLHLAEGFSRTARSLRPAVVVVAPRPASGPIPAWLAQGAALEGRALPAFSYDPDAGASWAECFDIRDNPAPEEPWPTRKLEVDGADGKPESLELAFTFADAAALDVNLRAHFWPIPAEAWSDDQVELGRYVSIPPAEALQRLPFIWVLGDDGRLARAVVSRELAFACRERLRIWHVVQELGGSANEHARRAAERARREAEAEAAARLGELEAAHSRELERVRTEEAAEALSRLAQALLDPGALLATPTAPATARAAPSPASAPAPEPVAPTPAAAAPAAEEEAVSFTDPYIDTPLCTSCNECVNLNGLMFKYNGDKQAILADAKAGTYLQLVTAAEKCPAACIHPGAPRADDKTVTEDLVARAARFN, from the coding sequence GTGGGTGACAGGAAAAAGAGCCAGCGCGCGTGCCGCGGGGGCGTGGCCTTGGAACTGACGGAGAAGACGCTGTGCGGCCCGGGCGCGGTGCTCACGGCCGCGGCGGCCGAGGGCCTGGCGCTCTCCGGAGTGCGGGCCGCTCGGCTGCTCGCCGACGAGGACGCGCGGCCGGGCAACCAGGCCGGCGCCGCGGTGCCCTGGGTGCTTCACCGCACCACCTCGCAGCGCGGGCGCGGTGGCGCCTTCGGCGCGTTCGAGCTGGTGGCCGGCAGCGCCCGCGAGGCCGTCGATCAGTGCTTGGTCGCGCACCTGACCGGTCTCTGCGGCGATCTCCTGGTGGATCCCGGGTTTTCTCAGCGGCTCCAGCTCTTCGAGCCGCTGGATGCCGCCGTCACCGCGCCGCTCTTGGAAGAAGCGGCGGACGGCGAGCACTTGGTCGTGGACGACGAGGGGGTCGCGCGCGAGCTCGGGGCAGCGTTCGCGAAGGCATCCGAGGGGCTCGGCCGCGCCGTCGCCTCGCTCTCGGTGGAGCAGAGCGGTGACGCCGAAATGGTGCTGATCACCACGGCGGACGCCCGCGACCTGGCCGCGGAGGCCGCGCACGCGCTGGGCAAGTGCGCGGCCATCGCGATCGCGCAGCTTCGACCGTTCCCCGCCGCTGCCGTCGCGGAGGCAGCACGTGGCAAGCGCGTGGTCGTGCTCGAGCCGAGCTGGGCCCGCGGCCGCTTGGAGAACGCCGTCCGGAGCGCGCTCGCCAGCGACGGCGCGCCGCTGCCGGTCATCGACCCGTTCGCGCCGAACCTCCGGGCGACGCTCCGCGCGACGCTGGGGCTCGGGCACGCGCCGGCCGACTCGCTCAGGCCGGAGCCGCCGCGCTTCGTGATCGGTGTGGCGCCGGCCGGGCCGCGCTCCGAGGCGCTGCTCGGGGATCTGGCGGCCCGCCTCGCGGAGGTCGGGCAGATCTCGATCGCCGAGCCGGAGGGCTCGGGCGAGGCGGTCTCGCTGCTCGCCATCGGCGGGAGCCGAGTGAGCTCGCGTCCGGCAATCGCCGCGGACCTGCTGTTCGTCGCCGATCCGGTGCTGCTCTCCGCCTCGAAGCTGGCCGAGCGCCTGGCGCGCGGCGGCAGCTTGGTCATCGCCTCGACGGCGGCGACGCCGGATGCCGTGTGGGGCGAGCTCAGCGCCGTGCAGCGCGAAGCTCTTCGGGGGCTCGGCGTCCGCGTGCTCTGGCTCGACTCGGCCAAGAGTCGCGCTTCCGAGGCCGACTTGCCGCGAGCCGCGTGGCTCACGCTGGAGCGGGCGCTGCTCGAGAGCGCCGCGCCGGGCCTGTCCGAGCGACTGGGTCTGGACGAGCGGCGCATCTCCGCCCTCGCGGGCGAGCCCGTCTTGCAGCGCGTCGAGCCGACTCCGTCGGTCGCTGCGCACGCGCCGAGGCAACTCCCCGAGCGGCCCGTGCTCCCCGCGAAGGCCGACAAACCGGACGCGCGCTGGCGCGCCGGGCTCCGGCGCTTCCACGTGACCGGCCAAGGCGCTGCGGGTCCGACGGCGCTCTTGCCGCTGGCGCCCGCCGCGGTCTCGGCCTGGCTCGCAGGGGCCCCGGCCCGCGAGACGCTGCTGCTCGTGGACGAAGGCGCGGAGCAGCTGGTGACCCCGCTCGACGCGCGTCTGGAGGCGGCGCTGGGCGGCGAGCGCGGCGTCGTCGCCGAGCACCTCGCCCGCCTCGTGAGTGACGTGGCAGCGGAGCTGGCTGAGGCCGGCGGCGCGGCACCCGTGAGCGCCGCGCTCGAGCGCGGGCTCGCGCGCTTCGCCGCCGAGTTCGAGCTGAGCGCCGCCGCCAAGAAGAGCTTCGACGCGGAGCTCGCGGCGTTCCGTCAGGCGCTGCCCAAGTCGGGGACGCTGCTCGGCCTGTCGTCGCACACGCACCTCCGGCTCTACGCCAGCGTGGTCTTGGCCGAGCGCGAGCGACGCGCGGCGGGCTTCCTGCGCGAGGTCGAATCGGTGGCGTCGGGCCTGGCCGAGCGCCTGCGCCTGGAGGCGTCACGCTCCCCGGCCGCGCGCTCCGCGGAGGGCCTGAGCGCGGTGCTCGGTGAAGGGGTGAGCTTCGTGGACCCTGCGGCCCTGGCCAAAGCCTTGCCGAAAGCCCGCGGGCCGCAGCCGCTGGCCGAGGCGCGCAGGCGGCGCATGCAAGCCGCACTCGGCCTGCTCCAGCGCTTCTTGAACGACGCCCCCAAGTCCGCGAAGCTGACCATCGTTCACTCGGGCAGCGTCCCCGACGAGCTCGATCTCGGCCGAGTCGAGCGCGTACGCCATACCGACTGCTTCGAGGTCGCCGCCGGGCTGTTCGACGGCCTGGCGAAGCGTTTGGCGGAGGTCTTCCGGGCGATGCGCGTCGGGCGCCTCGAGCTCGACGGAGCCTACGACCCGGCCGTCCACGACGAGGGCCTCGAATCCCTCGAGTGGCGCGGCTTCAGCCAGGAGGAGCTCCTCTTGGTGCCCCCCGTGGTGGTGGTCGAGAGCGCCGAGCGCGTCTGGCGCTCGTCCCTCGACGCGCTCTCGCGCCTCTTGCGCTCGGGGCGCCCGATCCACGCGTTGATCGAGGAGAGCGCGTCGCTGTCCGGTCAGCCCGGCTTGGGCTACGTGCTGGTCGCTCACCGCGAGGCGCTGGTGGTGCAGGGCAGCCTCGCCCGCCCGCTGCACCTGGCCGAGGGCTTCTCGCGCACCGCCCGGTCGCTCCGGCCGGCGGTGGTCGTCGTCGCGCCGAGACCTGCCTCGGGCCCGATCCCCGCGTGGCTCGCGCAAGGCGCCGCGCTCGAAGGCCGCGCGCTGCCGGCGTTCTCCTACGATCCCGACGCGGGCGCGTCCTGGGCGGAGTGCTTCGACATCCGCGACAACCCCGCGCCCGAGGAGCCCTGGCCGACGCGGAAGCTGGAGGTGGACGGCGCAGACGGCAAGCCCGAGAGCCTCGAGCTGGCCTTCACCTTCGCCGATGCCGCTGCGCTCGACGTGAACCTCCGCGCGCACTTCTGGCCCATCCCTGCCGAGGCCTGGAGCGACGATCAGGTGGAGCTCGGGCGCTACGTGTCGATCCCGCCCGCGGAGGCGCTACAGCGCCTGCCGTTCATCTGGGTCCTCGGCGACGACGGGCGGCTGGCGCGCGCCGTCGTCTCGCGGGAGCTCGCCTTCGCGTGCCGCGAGCGCCTGCGCATCTGGCACGTCGTCCAGGAGCTCGGCGGCTCGGCCAACGAGCACGCCCGGCGCGCCGCCGAGCGGGCGCGCCGCGAAGCCGAGGCCGAAGCCGCGGCTCGGCTCGGCGAGCTCGAGGCCGCTCACTCCAGGGAGCTCGAGCGAGTCCGCACCGAAGAGGCCGCTGAGGCGCTGAGCCGGCTGGCCCAGGCGCTGCTCGACCCGGGCGCTCTGCTCGCCACACCGACGGCGCCCGCTACCGCCCGCGCCGCCCCGAGCCCCGCGAGCGCGCCTGCTCCGGAGCCCGTCGCACCGACGCCGGCCGCTGCCGCTCCCGCCGCCGAGGAAGAAGCGGTCTCGTTCACCGACCCGTACATCGACACGCCGCTCTGCACCTCGTGCAACGAGTGCGTGAACCTGAACGGACTGATGTTCAAGTACAACGGCGACAAGCAGGCGATCCTGGCCGACGCCAAGGCCGGGACGTACCTGCAGCTGGTGACGGCCGCGGAGAAGTGCCCCGCGGCCTGCATCCATCCCGGCGCGCCGCGCGCGGACGACAAAACCGTCACCGAAGATCTGGTGGCGAGAGCCGCGCGCTTCAACTGA
- a CDS encoding 2-oxoglutarate oxidoreductase, producing MYGLKLDWVCEIPPRHFVLEDYEGATPRWCPGCGDHSVLTAVQKLVRDYQLPPEKIAVVSGIGCSSRFPHYMKTYGFHGLHGRALPVACGVRSRRPDLHVFVATGDGDCCAIGTAHWIHAIRYNMKMTVMLLDNNIYGLTKKQTSPTSRLAQQSNTHPGGATLSPINPLSVILGIRNASFLAQTVDWNPVHVTATLKQAYEHEGLSFVRILQRCPHYMDHVWDDVQQDPSKLLLLTHDKGIPVDQSLTRIFTNRVEHDPSDLKAARDYAASDMPIPIGLLYRNENAERYDKIAQQGIGTSVEKKLGAVQHEIDRFLV from the coding sequence ATGTACGGACTCAAGCTCGACTGGGTTTGCGAGATCCCCCCGCGCCACTTCGTGCTCGAAGACTACGAAGGTGCGACCCCACGCTGGTGCCCGGGCTGCGGCGACCACTCGGTCCTGACCGCGGTGCAGAAGCTGGTGCGCGACTACCAGCTGCCGCCGGAGAAGATCGCAGTGGTCTCGGGCATCGGCTGCTCGAGCCGCTTCCCGCACTACATGAAGACCTACGGCTTCCACGGCCTGCACGGCCGCGCGCTGCCGGTGGCCTGCGGCGTGCGCAGCCGCCGGCCGGATCTGCACGTGTTCGTGGCCACGGGTGACGGCGACTGCTGCGCCATCGGCACGGCGCACTGGATCCACGCCATCCGCTACAACATGAAGATGACCGTGATGTTGCTCGACAACAACATCTACGGCCTGACCAAGAAGCAGACCTCGCCGACCAGCCGGCTCGCCCAGCAGTCGAACACCCACCCGGGCGGGGCGACGCTCAGCCCGATCAACCCGCTGTCGGTGATCCTGGGCATCCGCAACGCCTCGTTCCTGGCCCAGACCGTGGACTGGAACCCGGTGCACGTCACGGCGACTCTCAAGCAGGCCTACGAGCACGAGGGGCTCTCCTTCGTGCGCATCCTTCAGCGCTGCCCGCACTACATGGACCACGTCTGGGACGACGTGCAGCAGGATCCGAGCAAGCTGCTCCTGCTCACCCACGACAAGGGCATCCCCGTCGACCAGAGCCTGACGCGCATCTTCACCAATCGCGTCGAGCACGACCCGAGCGATCTCAAGGCCGCCCGCGACTACGCGGCCTCGGACATGCCCATCCCGATCGGGCTCCTCTACCGCAACGAGAACGCGGAGCGTTACGACAAGATCGCCCAGCAGGGCATCGGCACCAGCGTCGAGAAGAAGCTCGGCGCCGTGCAACACGAGATCGATCGCTTCCTCGTCTAG
- a CDS encoding 4Fe-4S binding protein — MALTFGVILAIANRKLKVWEDPRIDDVEKLLPGSNCGACGKPGCRAFAETVVNGQSQPSGCTVSNAEGIAAIAAYLGVAAGERQKRVARLHCAGGKSSVRQLADYQGIPSCRAAFVVNGGGRACSWGCLGLGDCDRACTFAAIQMNAEALPVVDVDKCTACGDCVTACPVNLFSIEPLDHPIVLQCNSPLTGAQATNACAVACDGCGRCALDAPRDAIVMKRGLPVLQDSARLDIKCTLRCPTGAIKEVVGNQFQRRRLEVAS; from the coding sequence GTGGCTCTCACGTTCGGCGTGATCTTGGCCATTGCGAACCGGAAGCTGAAGGTCTGGGAGGACCCGCGGATCGACGACGTCGAGAAGCTCTTGCCGGGCAGCAACTGCGGCGCCTGTGGCAAGCCCGGTTGCCGCGCGTTCGCCGAGACCGTCGTGAACGGACAGTCTCAGCCCAGCGGCTGCACCGTCAGCAACGCCGAAGGCATCGCGGCCATCGCCGCCTACCTGGGCGTGGCGGCGGGCGAGCGACAGAAGCGCGTCGCGCGGCTGCACTGCGCCGGTGGCAAGTCCAGCGTGCGGCAACTGGCGGACTACCAGGGCATTCCCTCCTGTCGCGCCGCCTTCGTGGTCAACGGGGGTGGACGGGCTTGCTCCTGGGGCTGCTTGGGCTTGGGCGACTGCGACCGTGCCTGCACGTTCGCGGCGATTCAGATGAACGCCGAGGCGCTGCCGGTGGTGGACGTTGACAAGTGTACGGCCTGCGGCGACTGCGTGACGGCCTGCCCGGTCAACCTGTTCAGCATCGAGCCGCTCGACCACCCCATCGTCCTCCAGTGCAACAGCCCGCTGACCGGGGCGCAGGCCACCAACGCTTGCGCGGTTGCGTGTGACGGCTGTGGTCGCTGCGCGCTGGACGCGCCGCGAGACGCCATCGTCATGAAGCGGGGCCTGCCCGTGCTCCAGGACTCGGCACGGCTCGACATCAAGTGCACGCTGCGCTGCCCGACCGGCGCCATCAAGGAAGTAGTCGGCAACCAATTTCAGCGAAGAAGGCTCGAGGTGGCATCATGA
- a CDS encoding V-type ATP synthase subunit B: MHADLIRHTRVLGIVGDILKVRATDVGFGDLAVVDNGEGAKSLAQVIRLDKDEVSLQVFAGSKGLSTDASVQFLGHPMRVPYSPNILGRIFDGSGQPIDDGPSLAVDPLIDIGGPSVNPTTRLVPDKMIMTNVPMIDVFNCLVESQKIPIFSIAGEPYNQLLARIGIQADADIVIFAGLGLIFDDFHFFRSMFEDQGVFQRTIMFVNLASDPIVERLLVPDMALKVAERFAVEESKRVLVLMTDMTAFADALKEIGIAMEKIPSNRGYTGDLYTQLAQRYERACDYKGAGSVTILTVTTMPGDDVTHPVPDNTGYITEGQFYLHDGVLDPFGSLSRLKQQVIGKVTREDHSQIMNTMIRFYSAGKDAEKKKAMAFELSPVDVKCLKFSEAFEKRFMDIEVSLPLNDALDLCWQTLAECFEPEELLMKEALVERFFPKKSEVAAAEPAVTPAE; the protein is encoded by the coding sequence ATGCATGCCGACTTGATCCGCCACACGCGGGTACTGGGAATCGTCGGGGACATCCTCAAAGTTCGCGCCACTGACGTCGGCTTCGGCGATCTGGCGGTGGTCGACAACGGCGAGGGCGCGAAGAGCCTGGCCCAGGTCATCCGCCTCGACAAGGACGAGGTCAGCCTTCAGGTCTTCGCCGGCAGCAAGGGCCTCTCCACCGACGCCAGCGTGCAGTTCCTCGGGCATCCGATGCGGGTGCCCTACTCCCCGAACATCTTGGGGCGCATCTTCGACGGCTCCGGCCAGCCCATCGACGACGGGCCGTCCCTAGCCGTGGACCCGCTCATCGACATCGGCGGACCGAGCGTGAACCCGACCACGCGCCTCGTGCCCGACAAGATGATCATGACGAACGTCCCCATGATCGACGTCTTCAACTGCCTGGTGGAGAGCCAGAAGATCCCGATCTTCTCCATCGCGGGCGAGCCGTACAACCAGCTCCTGGCGCGCATCGGCATCCAGGCCGACGCCGACATCGTCATCTTCGCCGGGCTCGGGCTGATCTTCGACGACTTCCACTTCTTCCGCAGCATGTTCGAGGACCAGGGTGTGTTCCAGCGCACCATCATGTTCGTGAACCTGGCCTCCGATCCCATCGTGGAGCGCCTGCTCGTGCCCGACATGGCGCTGAAGGTGGCGGAGCGCTTCGCCGTGGAGGAGTCCAAGCGCGTCCTCGTGCTGATGACCGACATGACGGCGTTCGCCGACGCGCTGAAGGAGATCGGCATCGCGATGGAGAAGATCCCCTCCAACCGCGGCTACACCGGCGACCTCTACACGCAGCTGGCCCAGCGCTACGAGCGCGCCTGCGACTACAAGGGGGCCGGTTCGGTCACCATCTTGACCGTGACGACGATGCCCGGCGACGACGTGACGCACCCGGTGCCCGACAACACCGGCTACATCACCGAGGGCCAGTTCTACCTGCACGACGGCGTGCTCGATCCCTTCGGCTCGCTCAGCCGCCTCAAGCAGCAGGTGATCGGGAAGGTCACTCGCGAGGATCACTCGCAGATCATGAACACCATGATCCGCTTCTATTCGGCGGGGAAGGACGCGGAGAAGAAGAAGGCGATGGCCTTCGAGCTCTCCCCCGTGGACGTGAAGTGCCTGAAGTTCTCCGAGGCGTTCGAGAAACGCTTCATGGACATCGAGGTGTCCCTGCCCCTGAACGACGCTCTCGATTTGTGTTGGCAAACCCTGGCGGAGTGCTTCGAGCCGGAGGAGCTCCTGATGAAGGAGGCCCTGGTCGAGCGCTTCTTCCCCAAGAAGTCGGAGGTCGCCGCTGCCGAGCCAGCGGTGACCCCTGCGGAGTGA
- a CDS encoding V-type ATP synthase subunit D has protein sequence MARLALNKSSLKRQRDQLKTYRRFLPSLDLKRQQLMLELRDAQRERDALASEALQAETGLRPLCELVGAYRVDLTGLFRVGRIRMAEENAVGVRLPVLQSIDFEVALYSMLAKPFWVDFLVDAGKRLVELRLRSQVAEERARLLAEAVRTVTQRVNLFEKVLIPTAEENIRKINIFLADAQRVSVVRSKIAKAKTVARASKG, from the coding sequence ATGGCCCGGCTCGCGCTCAACAAGAGCTCGCTCAAGCGGCAGCGAGACCAGCTGAAGACGTACCGGCGATTTCTCCCGTCCCTCGACCTCAAGCGGCAGCAGCTGATGCTGGAGCTGCGCGACGCACAGCGCGAGCGCGATGCCCTGGCGTCGGAGGCTCTACAGGCCGAGACCGGGCTCCGGCCCCTGTGCGAGCTGGTCGGGGCCTATCGCGTCGATCTCACCGGGCTGTTCCGGGTCGGCCGGATCCGCATGGCGGAGGAGAACGCCGTCGGTGTCCGGTTGCCGGTGCTCCAGAGCATCGACTTCGAAGTCGCGTTGTATTCGATGCTGGCCAAGCCGTTCTGGGTCGACTTCCTGGTGGACGCGGGCAAGCGCTTGGTGGAGCTCCGGCTTCGCTCGCAGGTGGCGGAGGAGCGGGCGCGGCTGCTCGCCGAGGCGGTGCGCACGGTCACCCAGCGCGTGAACCTGTTCGAGAAGGTGCTGATTCCGACGGCGGAGGAGAACATCCGGAAGATCAACATCTTCTTGGCGGATGCTCAGCGCGTCAGCGTGGTCCGCTCCAAGATCGCCAAGGCCAAGACCGTGGCGAGGGCGAGCAAAGGGTGA
- a CDS encoding 2-oxoacid:acceptor oxidoreductase subunit alpha, protein MTSSATIQKTNGSQGDAATPNVSVETVSQHVVEVVCDSGEGAQTAGQLFGTICAKMGNGVWTVEIIPAEIEPPVRSRSGASGNRIRVGSGEVTNMGDAADVVISFNEQVLYSRIDVGALRPGTIVFLESKWAKDPQPSIRAAYAEAKADFLARGYVVREIEMEEECLKIVPDARRGKNMFALGLMCALYGHDKARVLAEVRSKFAKKGEKLQATNAALVETGYAWAERNLEIRFRIPERETTEELVVMNGNQAAALGILAAGIELCSMYPITPATSVTHYLAGAIHKIGGFIHQAEDEIAAIGFALGASYAGKTPVTVTSGPGLALKTEFIGLAVMAELPLVIVNVQRGGPSTGLPTRVEQGDLLAALFAAPGDAPKIVLAPSTIPECFHFMVTARKLAEAFRGPVIVLTDANLATGQQPFKRPVAQEEWLAPPIDQSDWEAGVPAYAWDDQTGLSTRPVPGQKGGEYVLTGLAHDERSKVAYESAINERAMQRRSAKLATLQKSLKPPQVYGDQSGDLLVVGWGSTRGAIEEAVDRIRGDGGKVSSLTLRFLSPLEPGLAEIFKRFKRVMTVEINYSDPVDAPGITAENRRYSQLAWHLRASTLVDIDCWSRVPGIPLPPGEIERELRRRLNVQ, encoded by the coding sequence ATGACCAGCTCAGCGACCATCCAGAAGACGAACGGCTCCCAGGGCGACGCGGCGACCCCCAACGTCAGCGTCGAGACGGTCAGCCAGCACGTGGTGGAGGTGGTCTGCGACTCCGGTGAGGGAGCGCAGACCGCAGGCCAGCTCTTCGGCACGATTTGCGCGAAGATGGGCAACGGGGTCTGGACGGTCGAGATCATCCCGGCCGAGATCGAGCCGCCGGTTCGCTCCCGCTCCGGCGCCAGCGGCAATCGCATCCGCGTCGGCTCTGGCGAGGTCACGAACATGGGCGACGCCGCCGACGTAGTGATCTCTTTCAACGAGCAGGTGCTCTACAGCCGCATCGACGTCGGCGCGCTCCGACCCGGCACCATCGTCTTCCTGGAGAGCAAGTGGGCGAAGGACCCGCAGCCCAGCATTCGCGCGGCCTACGCCGAGGCCAAGGCCGACTTCTTGGCTCGCGGCTACGTCGTCCGAGAGATCGAGATGGAGGAGGAGTGCCTGAAGATCGTGCCGGACGCGCGGCGCGGCAAGAACATGTTCGCGCTCGGCCTGATGTGCGCGCTCTACGGCCACGACAAGGCGCGGGTGCTGGCGGAGGTCCGCTCCAAGTTCGCCAAGAAGGGCGAGAAGCTCCAGGCGACCAACGCCGCGCTGGTCGAGACGGGCTACGCCTGGGCCGAGCGGAACCTGGAGATTCGCTTCCGGATCCCGGAGCGCGAGACCACCGAGGAGCTGGTGGTGATGAACGGCAACCAGGCCGCCGCGCTCGGCATCCTGGCAGCGGGCATCGAGCTCTGCTCGATGTACCCGATCACTCCTGCGACCTCGGTGACGCACTACCTGGCGGGCGCGATCCACAAGATCGGCGGCTTCATTCACCAGGCGGAGGACGAGATCGCCGCCATCGGCTTCGCGCTCGGCGCCTCGTACGCGGGCAAGACCCCGGTCACGGTCACGTCGGGCCCGGGGCTGGCGCTCAAGACCGAGTTCATCGGGCTCGCGGTGATGGCGGAGCTCCCGCTGGTCATCGTCAACGTCCAGCGCGGAGGGCCGTCCACCGGCCTGCCCACGCGGGTCGAGCAGGGCGACCTCTTGGCGGCCCTCTTCGCGGCGCCGGGTGACGCGCCCAAGATCGTCCTGGCGCCGTCCACGATCCCCGAGTGCTTCCACTTCATGGTCACGGCTCGCAAGCTGGCGGAGGCCTTCCGCGGGCCGGTGATCGTCCTGACCGACGCGAACCTGGCGACCGGGCAGCAGCCGTTCAAGCGGCCGGTGGCGCAGGAGGAGTGGCTCGCGCCTCCCATCGACCAGAGCGACTGGGAGGCGGGCGTTCCCGCCTATGCCTGGGACGATCAGACGGGCCTCTCCACGCGGCCCGTCCCCGGACAGAAGGGCGGCGAATACGTGCTCACGGGCCTGGCCCACGACGAGCGCAGCAAGGTCGCGTACGAGTCGGCGATCAACGAGCGGGCGATGCAGCGCCGCAGCGCGAAGCTGGCCACGCTCCAGAAGAGCCTGAAGCCCCCGCAGGTCTACGGCGACCAGTCGGGTGACCTCTTGGTGGTGGGCTGGGGCTCCACCCGCGGCGCCATCGAAGAGGCCGTGGACCGCATCCGGGGCGACGGCGGCAAGGTGAGCTCGCTGACGCTGCGCTTCCTGTCGCCGCTCGAGCCGGGGCTCGCGGAGATCTTCAAGCGCTTCAAGCGCGTGATGACGGTCGAGATCAACTACAGCGATCCGGTGGACGCTCCCGGCATCACCGCGGAGAACCGCCGCTACTCGCAGCTCGCCTGGCACCTCCGGGCGAGCACCCTGGTGGACATCGACTGCTGGTCGCGCGTCCCCGGCATCCCCCTGCCGCCCGGCGAGATCGAGCGGGAGCTCCGCCGCAGGCTCAACGTTCAGTGA
- a CDS encoding hemerythrin domain-containing protein, with protein sequence MAKREVSEDQRGLVLEEHRELVRHVSELDDIAAGAAGAGWGPELGRKAATVTEHLKQHFSGDAEGTFFADVARQAPHLIGKLTGLTSEHAEILNEFRQVAEQAAALDGSDMAAASRLATRTRRAVATLRRHEAEENELIFNAFWDDLGGGD encoded by the coding sequence ATGGCAAAACGCGAGGTTTCCGAGGATCAGCGCGGTCTGGTGCTGGAAGAGCACCGGGAGCTGGTGCGGCACGTCAGCGAGCTGGACGACATCGCAGCCGGGGCCGCTGGAGCCGGTTGGGGACCCGAGCTCGGACGCAAAGCAGCGACCGTGACGGAGCACCTGAAGCAGCACTTCAGCGGCGACGCCGAGGGCACCTTCTTCGCGGACGTGGCGAGACAGGCGCCCCACCTGATCGGCAAGCTCACGGGACTGACCTCCGAGCACGCCGAGATCCTGAACGAGTTCCGCCAGGTGGCGGAGCAGGCGGCGGCGCTCGACGGCAGCGACATGGCCGCGGCTTCACGCCTGGCCACTCGGACGCGCCGCGCCGTTGCCACCCTGCGGCGCCACGAGGCCGAGGAGAACGAGCTGATCTTCAATGCATTCTGGGATGACCTCGGCGGCGGAGACTGA